One stretch of Periplaneta americana isolate PAMFEO1 chromosome 1, P.americana_PAMFEO1_priV1, whole genome shotgun sequence DNA includes these proteins:
- the LOC138694582 gene encoding uncharacterized protein has protein sequence MNALYQELSSATDPGTIFYRVQLLRCYNVLEILRTELQMLCVICRSDILKDGHCFPGGQLLDHYYYILQKVKKREVTYWSLENDITSNLQIMNKKFLDGYIREYLSEVRMGIRIVDLMDILIDIDFSLTVTYDCRTGMCHLVGEYELGDTKFLTLPPDLPHMLESCGRRIKEDEVLNVLEYLITIVRHNNRLLLHDEQYWREMEATRRLQQELQQQGYAVSPAHRHGVISRQPREYSSTRLCRERKILSNGHIIREMYREYTGKKCPFKGFWCRVDLACPIDDSPIEIMENWSRLCLKLKSGKDLEFVSSNNEIEVKILGFLELPRKIVPTLTNPTMHGAYDSEEIVSVHYPTEQQQQQLQNSSFSGQDNKIDPMELGETGSSSCSSSVHLENQGDAYNMYVEFKVCIPVRGFEPEVYKLMFTDGDQEIQEIEINETVF, from the exons ATGAACGCTCTTTATCAGGAACTAAGTTCAGCTACAGATCCTGGCACAATATTCTACAGAGTTCAACTTCTGAG ATGCTACAATGTGCTGGAAATCTTGCGCACAGAATTGCAAATGCTGTGCGTTATTTGTCGCAGTGACATCCTGAAAGATGGGCATTGTTTTCCTGGCGGGCAACTCTTGGACCATTATTACTATATCCTTCAGAAG GTAAAAAAACGTGAGGTGACGTACTGGAGCCTAGAGAACGACATCACGAGCAATCTACAGATAATGAACAAGAAATTCTTGGATGGCTATATCCGCGAGTATTTGTCCGAAGTCAGGATGGGTATACGGATAGTCGACCTCATGGACATCCTCATCGACATCGACTTCAGTCTCACTGTGACATATGACTGTCGCACAGGCATGTGTCATCTTGTTGGCGAATATGAACTCGGGGACACCAAGTTCTTGACTCTACCACCGGATCTGCCTCACATGCTCGAGTCTTGTGGTCGTAGAATTAAGGAAGATGAAGTCCTGAACGTACTTGAGTATCTCATCACTATAGTCCGACACAACAACAGACTATTGCTGCATGATGAGCAGTACTGGAGGGAGATGGAGGCCACACGTAGACTGCAACAGGAGCTGCAGCAGCAGGG GTACGCCGTATCTCCAGCCCACAGGCACGGCGTCATATCACGTCAGCCCAGAGAATACTCATCAACCAGACTCTGCAGGGAAAGAAAGATTCTCTCAAATGGTCATATAATACGAGAAATGTACAGAGAATACACAGGCAAAAAATGCCCTTTCAAAGGCTTCTGGTGTCGGGTTGATCTCGCTTGTCCAATTGACGATTCACCCATTGAGATCATGGAGAACTGGTCTCGACTTTGTCTGAAATTGAAGTCCGGAAAGGACTTGGAGTTCGTGAGTTCGAACAACGAGATCGAAGTTAAGATTTTGGGATTCCTGGAGCTGCCACGTAAGATTGTGCCCACTTTGACTAATCCCACTATGCATGGTGCATATGACTCAGAAGAAATAGTCAGTGTGCATTATCCTAcggagcagcaacagcagcagcttCAGAATTCTTCTTTTTCTGGCCAGGATAACAAGATAGATCCGATGGAATTAGGAGAAACTGGATCATCTTCATGTTCTTCGTCAGTTCATCTGGAAAATCAAGGCGATGCCTACAATATGTATGTAGAATTTAAGGTATGCATACCAGTGAGAGGATTTGAACCTGAAGTGTATAAACTGATGTTCACAGATGGTGATCAGGAAAttcaagaaatagaaataaacgaGACAGTTTTTTaa